In Aedes albopictus strain Foshan chromosome 3, AalbF5, whole genome shotgun sequence, the following are encoded in one genomic region:
- the LOC134290939 gene encoding general odorant-binding protein 45-like, with the protein MQLKTPVHLYSILIGLLLLAECECTVGRHSSIFKSILSTNDECGRYLNESNGNCSVRCRGLLHRFWDDQRGNLGYYALKQFYQPDPEDKCYLNRTMRCLKQVPVSDESCQRVAQYVRCYKDQYGEENTATARFIPFTPIQQTRILMECAAILGISEDSLREAAKNSGEIPQEACLLRCFLIRQGLYSEAGGFELERFELQCGGYGSGWNPVAIQQCIANVTDCDSCTKVHRMAKTCLQLHFKVLPFPNSNLDNLIPVIVEFYGGLLNFLLTLEPTALQNTFLAGFTLSAQVTI; encoded by the coding sequence ATGCAACTAAAAACTCCAGTCCACCTCTATTCGATACTGATCGGTTTGCTGCTTCTAGCCGAATGCGAGTGTACCGTAGGTCGTCATTCTTCCATATTCAAGAGTATCCTTTCCACGAACGACGAGTGCGGGCGGTATTTGAATGAAAGCAACGGGAACTGCAGTGTCCGCTGCCGCGGTTTGCTACACCGGTTTTGGGACGACCAACGTGGTAATCTTGGTTACTACGCGCTCAAGCAATTCTACCAACCTGATCCGGAGGATAAATGCTACTTGAATCGAACCATGCGCTGCCTTAAACAAGTTCCTGTGTCCGATGAAAGCTGTCAACGAGTCGCCCAATATGTTCGATGCTATAAGGATCAATATGGAGAGGAGAATACTGCAACCGCTCGATTTATTCCATTCACCCCAATACAACAGACTAGAATCCTAATGGAGTGCGCAGCAATTCTGGGGATATCGGAGGATTCCTTGAGAGAGGCAGCAAAGAATAGCGGCGAAATACCGCAAGAAGCATGTCTGCTTAGGTGCTTCCTGATTCGTCAGGGGTTGTACAGCGAAGCCGGTGGATTTGAATTGGAACGGTTCGAGTTGCAGTGCGGTGGCTACGGAAGTGGGTGGAACCCCGTTGCAATACAGCAATGCATCGCCAATGTGACAGATTGTGACAGTTGTACGAAGGTGCATCGGATGGCCAAAACCTGTCTCCAACTGCACTTCAAAGTGTTGCCTTTCCCGAACAGTAATCTTGACAACCTAATTCCGGTTATAGTGGAGTTTTACGGCGGACTTCTTAATTTCTTACTTACCCTGGAACCTACTGCTTTACAAAACACGTTTTTAGCAGGCTTTACTTtatctgcccaagtaacaatttga